The Tautonia plasticadhaerens nucleotide sequence CTACTCAGCCCGGCCGGAGCCTCTTAGTCTCTATGGATTGTGAAATAATTGATTGTCGCTATATCTTGTGGCAAGGATTCCACTGGTGGCGCGGGCCGTAGGAAAGGATTCCAGGCAGCGAGTACACGAACCGACAACGCCGAGACGACGGTCGCTATCAACTGGTGTTACGACGTACCCTTGAGTGGCGAACGGCGCTCCCTGTCCGGATGGCCTGCCTGCCCCCCGAATTAGCCAAAGCCCAGGGTCGACCGCCGGCCCCTCCGCTCGCATCCACACCGGTTATTAACCCAGCGGGACGTACCCTCGTACCGGGCCGACCTCCAAGGCGAGGACATCAGCGAGTAGCCGGCCCAGTCGGCATTCCGCTCACACCCGACTGATGCCTTTGCTTGAGTACGCCTGCAACCTCCAGATCGCCTCGATCCCCGCGCCCAGGCCGACACCGACGACATAGCAGGCCAGGTCGGACCAGAGGAAGCCGTGGCCCAGGGCGAGCCCGCCGAGGGTCGTCCTGCGGATCGTGTCGAGCCAGGGGGCGTGGAACAACTGGCCGACCTCGACCATTACGGAGACGAGCAAC carries:
- a CDS encoding ribosomal maturation YjgA family protein encodes the protein MNSAPRSRRTTLNRLALLGLTVVLGIGSRRFGDSFPGFVATYAGDTLWATAAFLGLGLFLPRASTRNVAALALLVSVMVEVGQLFHAPWLDTIRRTTLGGLALGHGFLWSDLACYVVGVGLGAGIEAIWRLQAYSSKGISRV